A window of the Streptococcus sp. 116-D4 genome harbors these coding sequences:
- the slmA gene encoding salivaricin M family lantibiotic, with protein MTKHIHKCEEIDSLDFEVNEQELSGKSGSGWFTAVQISLADSCGRCFTCSYECTSNNVNC; from the coding sequence ATGACTAAACATATTCATAAATGTGAAGAAATTGATAGTCTTGATTTTGAAGTAAACGAGCAAGAGCTTTCGGGCAAATCAGGTTCAGGTTGGTTCACGGCAGTTCAAATAAGTCTAGCAGATAGTTGTGGTCGATGTTTCACATGTTCTTATGAATGTACAAGTAATAATGTTAATTGTTAA